The Humulus lupulus chromosome 7, drHumLupu1.1, whole genome shotgun sequence region TGCtctttttgccttagtatggccggatgttgtatataaaccttgtgtcttttgtaaacggtctttgaacttgatatttttgggatcccatgtaacagatgatgctTTTTTAATGAAAGTGTGgctttttgagaccaaaacgcttttaaccctagttcctttatagtttcaataacacgattttatttaaatgacttgattagcaagtctggcactttataaacacacagtgtaacggtcttggctatccagggcattacatcgcGACCCGACTGTTCCCTTTGAGCCAGCTGGGTTTTTGTTTAGGCTTAGGCGTGGGTTTCAAATttcaaggctcgggatcaaatctactaactgttttagtaggattcgaggtcctgggggttgggttttagtccatgaaccttttattactcgttttattgatgggatttcatatttggttatgattaggtaaccgctaagggcctaaggacaggaccgttctcaagggtcgttctttatttattttacgctcgaacttgaggtaagaaaactgcacccagtatgtgatatacatgattgttgatgaggcatgttgagagctctatatatggacattggttacattgtaaatgcctggcagcatagtttatttgtgaatggcactgacttattagtcagaaacggcaatggtgtttagtactggtcgcgaagctctaacttattagtcatgattggcaatagtattgagcactggttgtatcgaattgatttatgagtcaagagcggcaatagcatATTAACACgggctgaaatgattagatctaatcaacataagcattaaatgcttggccaacctattggtcgaagaaaactaaagcgcttggctagtctatgactagttacttagagttagggctaaaaggctcaggtgacttaatagtcacatggcttagggcgcaggacccccgagagacttattagtcaactatttagggcgcaggaccccagaaagacttattagtcatatattCAGGGGTAGGACCCCAGGAtgcctcattagtcatctatttagggtgcaggaccccaaaatgacttactagtcatctatttagggtgcatgtccccaaaatgacttaataatcaacaatccagggcgtaggaccccataatgattacatgatcatttatttatattgtatacatgcagtaataagttttcttgctgagccttggctcacgggtgctatgtggtgcaggtaaagagaaagaaaagcttacccaaccttgagtggagagcttaggtggcgacatgtacatatgcggtcgcttgaccaccacggccaaggtgtttcttaggggaactagggtttaaccctatttttctgcttaggttggCGGATTGttacttttgaactgtaatgaccattttggattgtaaacaactttgtaaacacttttatgggatcccatgtatagtttaatgtttttagtaaaatatattcattccttttgaccgagattttcaccctagcccattaataacacttagatgcacgtttatggcctaatgactcgtttagcgagttaagcactatttaaagtacacagtgtgacggtcttggctaaccagggcgttacacaacccATCGGGATTTCAACTTACCTGGAAAGAGTTTAAGACAAGAATGATACAATAATACTCTCTGTCCCGCATCAAACGTTTTCCGAATAATTCTATTTCAATCATGAAAGGCTTTGGTCTTTTCTTTGTAAATCTTAGAGCTCTCATAAGCATCATTACGAATTTCCTCCATTTCTAGTAATTGCAACATTCTTTGTTGACCTGCATTGTCCATCTCCATGTTACACTTTTTCACAGCCCACCAAGCTTTATGCTCCAATTGAACTGTTAGATGACAAGGATTTCCATACACCAACCGATACGGCGACATACCAAGCGATGTCTTGTATGTCGTGTGTTATGCCCATAGAGCATCATCTAATATTATACTCAAATCCTTTCTATTTGGATTCACCGTCTTTTCAAGAATAGACTTGACTTCTCTATTCGATACCTCAGCTTTGCCATTTGCTTGTGAATGGTAGGCAGTGGTTACTTTATGAGTCACTTGATAGTGCCGAAATAAAGCTTCAATAGTTTTATTGCAGAAATGAGTACCTCGGTCACTAATTATTTCCCTTGGAGTGCCAAATCTCACAAAGATATTCAATCTAATGAACTCAACCACTGTTTTAGAATTATTCACTTTAGTTGCttttgcttccacccacttagacaCATAATCCACCGCTAAAAGAATATATTCAAAACCGAATGAcgatggaaatggtcccataaaatcaatgccccatacatcAAAAATCTCGATAATAAGTATGGGAGTTTGGGGCATTTGATCCCTAGCAGTAATATTACCAACTCGTTGACAATGGTCACATGCCTTGCAATATTCATATGAATCTTTAAAGAATGTAGGTCAATAAAAATCATTGTCAAGTACTTTATGGGATGTTCTTTTTGGTCCAAAATGACCTCCACAAGCATGAGAATGTGAGAAACCAAGGATAGATTGAAATTCAGAATCGGGAACACACCTTCGAATGACTTGATCAGCGCAATGTTTCCATAAATAAGGCTCATCCCAAATTTAGAAATTAGCATCATGCTTAATTTTGTTCTTTTGAGCTTATGTAAGGTCTCCTGGTAACTCTTTAGTGactaaataattaacaatatcaacaAACCATGGAATAACTTCTTTAAGAGCTAGGAGTTGTTCGTCGggaaatttttcatttaattgcAAGTTATCTTCATCCTGAATAAGTCTACTTAAATGATCAGCCACCAAGTtttctgaccctctcttatcttttatttcaAGATCAAATTCTTGAAGGAGTAAAATCCACTGAATAAGTATGGGCTTCACTTCTTTCTTAGCTAGTAAATATTTAAGAGTTGCATGGTCAGtgtaaacaataactttagatcTAATCAAGTAAGACCGAAACTTTTCTAGAGCAAAGATGACTACTAAAAGCTCTTTCTCCGTAGTAGAGTAATTCAACTGAGCATCATTAAGAGTCTGAGAGGCATAGTATATAACATGAGTAACCTTACTAACTCTTTGCCCAAGGACCActcctactgcataatcactagcgtcacacattatttcaaatggTAACTCCCAATTCAGTGGCTGAATAATAGGTGTTGATGTCAAGGATTCCTTTAATTTGTTGAATGCAAACAAACATTTATCATTAAATTCAAATGCCACATCTTTTTGAAGAAGATTGCATAAGGgagaagcaatctttgagaaatcCTTTATAAATCGCCTATAGAATCCTGCATGACCAAGAAATGATCTTATTTCTTTCACACTTGATGGTGGTGGAAGAGAACGAATGAGATCAATTTTGGCCTTGTCCACTCCAATCCCTTTGTCTGAAATAACATGCGTCAAAACAATACCTTGTTGCACCATAAAGTGATACTTCTCCCAATTCAATACAAGATTAGTGTCAATACATCATTTAAGAACTAGAGTTAAGTTGTGGAGGCACTTATCAAAAGAATCACCATAGACACTGAAAGcatccataaacacttctatGATGTTCTCTATGTAATCTGAGAAAATACTAACCATACATCGCTAAAAAGTGGTGggagcattgcataatccaaatgaCATTCTACGAAAAGAAAATGTGCCAAATAGGCATATAAATgtggtcttctcttggtcttcaaGAGCAATAACAATCTGATTATAACCTGAATAACCATTAAGAAAGCAGTAATAAGTGTGTCCCGCTAATCTTTCAAgcatttgatcgatgaatggcaAAGGGAAGTGGTATTTTCGAGTTGCAGTGttcaactttctataatcaatacaaactcatCAACCTGTTTGGACTCTCATGGGCACGAACTCATCCTCATCATTCTTTACCACAGTGATGCCTGATTTCTTAAGAACTACTTGAACTGGACTCACCCAATTGCTATCTGAAATAGGGTAAATCACACCCACATTTAAGAGCTTCAGTATTTTCTTTTTAACTACTTCCATCATAGGTGGATTTAACCTTCGTTGAGCTTCTCTAGAAGGCTTTGACCCATCTTCAAGGAGAATATGGTGCATACACATAGTTGGGCTTATTCCCTTAATATTTGTTATGGTCCACCCTATGGCTGTTTTGTATTCCTAAAGTACCCTGATCAAACGATCCTCTTGTACTTGGGTGAGTTGTGTGGTGATAATAACCAGTAATATCTCTTTCTCAcccaagtaaacatatttgaGATTCCCCGATAGTGGTTTTAATTCAAGCTTGGGTGGTGATTTAACTGATGGTTGAAGTTACTCATGAGAAATAGGAAACTCTAAGAACGGCACCTCTTTAGAAACCTCTCCACCACTATTAAGTGTAGCCACTGTCTCCTTTACTTCAATAGTGACATCTTCTTTCTTCAAGTCTATTGGTTCCCTCAAAACAACATCTAACCCATCCTCTCCATGTAAATCAAGAATTCTCTGCAacaatgtgtaacgccctactaccttagagccgttactaagtgagcttaaaatgtgcaattaactcgccaagcgaggtttttagaacaaaagtgtgattaaacaaaaagacaaggctgtaatctttaaaagtactccatttcACTAATAGTTCgagtagtttaacatttgggatcccaaaacgaggtttgtaaactatttacaactcaaaatagatacaCATTtgacaaattatcaaaaacagagtttagtagagccatttctcgaaaatgcccccaaccaagcagtcgggtaggccaaacatgtacgtgtcgcccccacgctctccgtactcatggctggttgactttctctttgcccttacctgcaacacagagcacccgtgagccgaagcccagcaagaaaactcatacagcacacaacatatgcatatcatgcaaTCATTATAACAGGTAACTCATATCTAATCAAACAgcccataagatttaaacacatgtacggccatgctgtcccagaagcgttaccaaagcctgggatctcggtcttcaccgtaaggatatcccatgtatccactagggtctcaccctaaccacaagcactccatgtgctaagtggcaTTCCCGGCCccattgccattctcggccttcaccgttctcggccttcgccgttctcggcccctttgccgttcattctgctacaaccatatttagcattctcaaacaaaaatcaaacatataatagttcatttaaagctacatcctagcaatgatatatcttagggccgcgccctgcagcAATACTATGggccaagccctgctctacgggtgctactgttttcttacctgtatcccgagctttccgatggaccaaggccacaagcacggtcctctaccacgagcctctccaaaatcctagtcacaacacatataaaacacttttaatactaaccaatcccaaaagcacttcccgggaccaatcccgcactcccgggacccctAATTCCCTAAACAATGCATTGgagccatcccccgagtccccgggcaaaagccctaaaaacacaatttttggctgtcaaaaatggcctagggccgcggcactcccttcaagggccgcggcgcccagcggctttcccttatcctgatgcaacctcgcgccgcgacgcccaagaacaggaccgcggcgctccttcgcgaacccagatttctaggttTTCCCCTACGTTTTCCCCAagctaaaaccactccaaatcatcccaaacaagtacctaagccccaagaccaattcaaaaccccaaatgaacccttaacAACCTATAAGCATCACAAACAAactcaatcacacccaaaaatccacacttgagtttcagtTTTCAGAAGCTTAAACCAGTagaccagaaacttaaaccaaagcttgaaaaacttaaaccatgcttccaaattcttaaaccatatcagatacgaaaattcaaagatgtttaaaactcttacctcaatcaataactcagcttgaactccctccaatcccagctttaaaccaaATTCCTCTTGATAAACTAGCTGAATTCTCATGAAAAACCAGCCATGGCTATCCTTTCAATTTTCATTCTTACCTtctaaaatcaaacttaaaacttaacaaaacaggggataaattcttacctctgaataatgCTTGACCTGagtttgattccacacccttaagctctttactagcctcaaagaactcagctcacttcctcttccactttgccttctaggttcttagttttccctttccttcttgatttctctagccCTCCAAAACTTGACTTCAATCATACTTAGCATAAAGTATCGTGTATAtccatttccctcagccaaagctatctaaacctctgccaaaagaccatcttatccctccattaaaatcccttcctaactaaacctcaagggcactcttgtcctttcacctatattacaattctaccatttctccatctgaatttgttactctcagcagttactaacggttacacaagttaccagattaccagttaccattaactcacaagaactaaatttacaaaatccccaaaatacccctaggctcctcccgagccgggtatttaatcccgttgtgacttttaaactaattagctccttaggaccgtctcggtacgtgcatcacactgatatcaccacactcacgtggtacaaattacacaatacaattatcgcatttatgcccttaacgggctaaaattaccaatttacccctatcatacaaacggggcccacatgcacatttacatcacctaaacatgcattctaatcacatacttattcaaattcatttattaacatgttaactcatctattgccctccaggcacgctaatcaaggtcctaaaccttattagcaaattggggtgctACACAATGAGTCCAGAATATCAATTGAAGAAACTGAATGAACATCACTTGGATAcctcatagcctcaaaaatattaaatcgaatTACTTCACCATCAAACTCCATGGTTAAAGTTCCCTCATGGACATCTATCTTAGTTCTAGCTATCTTTAAAAATGGTCTTCCCAATAAAACTGGTGTAGAACATGGAACTGAgtcatcttccatatcaagaatgTAAAAGTCCGCCAGAAACACCAATTCATTTACTTTAACTAATACCTCCTCTACTACTCCCCTTGGATAGACATTAGAACGATTCGTTAATTGTATGATCACCCTTGTTTCTTTAAGTTGTCCCAAATTCAAAGAGGTGTAAATAGCGTAAGGCATTACATTGATTGAAGCACCCAAATCTGACATACATCTTTCATTCATTTTATTGCCAATAGTGCAAGGAATAGTGAAGGTGTCAGGATCCTTAAACTTTGGTGGAAGTTTCTTTTGAAGAACCGCTGAAACATTTTCCCCCACACTCACATTTTCATTACCTTTTAGCTTCCTCTTATTGGTGCATAACTCCTTTAAAAACTTTGCATATCAAGGTACTTGTTTAATGGCATCAAGTAAGGGaatgcttacctcaaccttgCGAAAAGTCTCTAGTATTTCCTATTCAACTACATCTTTATTTGTCTCTCTCAAATGACTAGGAAATGGAGAAGTAGTGACATATGTGGGAATAGTTGGTTTAGGTTTGGGTGTTATGGTTGGGGTTTCATCTTTGTCTTGTTGGGCAGATTGGGTAGGAGGTAATGGTGCATCATTTAAACTTGATGGAAGAGTGGGTGGATCATAATTCTTTCCATCTCTTAGTGTGATGGCATTAGCATTTTCCCTTAGATTCGGAACAAGCTGTGAAGGTAACTTTCCTTGATTTTGTGGCTCACTTTGACTCAATGAAGTGGCAATTTGACCCATGGTGTTCTATATATTTTTCAGGGACGCTTGAGCACTTTGAAGAAGTACTTGAGTCTGTATATTGGAGGCCACTAACATTTTTAGCATATCCGCCATTGATGGATCTTGAGCTTGTGAGATAATAGGTTGTTGAGGTTGAGGTGCATAGGTTTTTTGTGGCCTTTGTTGATAAGGAAACCCTGGTGGTCTAGTAGGTACAGTTTGTTGTTGATTCCTATATCAAAGATTAGGATGTTCATTCCATCCTTCGTTATAAGTTATAGGATAAGGGCCATACCTTTGCCTAGGTTGCCCTGGGAACCCCCCCACCCCCCAACTGCATTTACATGCTCATTGGTATCCTCTTGAAGAGTGGGacatgttacacccagatttcgagcatgagattGTGATCCCGAAATCTTGGCTCGTtatgtgtaagctcgaaataagcacggTCGTCGTATGTCCCTTCTGTCAAACTATTTCCTATAAGCAGTGGCCTCGAAGGTTCGAGGGATGTGTAGCCTCGAAAGTGATCCGAGCTCGCAAATAGCATGTTCACAAATAGTTGTATACATCCCTGAACCATCTTTTTCCTTCCAGACTGGTTTGAGCTCGGAATGTGTGAGTTCGAATGTGGCAACATCGTCAATGTTTACTTGTTCCGAGCATAGGCAAAGTTAGGCGACGAGCTCGTGATAAATTGATAGTCTCGGCGAGTTCATGATCAACTACTggtctcgaagatttgatgaatcctgtatctgagttaatcagttatatgtgaacatatttattgttgtacaatcccaatgtttaagggatattatttaatatgTTATctgatcccacattttatgggaggtttccgtgtatataggaaataatgcattaaataacattatattaattgattcacAGAATATCATCTCGAGATAGAGAAGGAAGCTCCATTCGTATGGATCGATTTCGGatttctagagagaaaactctaggcaactattttctgaaaagtttccagaagactcccaagttttaataacatagactcgtggactaggcagatttaactgctgaaccacgtaaaaaacctcttgtgttcatctttgttcatttcctccaatattttcttgtttaatcgCTCCCCTATTTAAgctgacgaaaaacagcgtcaacagtttggtgctttcgttgagatcCATTAAACAGTACATGTGTGAATCTGTTTAGTCAGAAAGCCTCTCAAATTAGTATTGGCTGCGAATGATCCCAgtattcctgaggaggaaatcctAGATGAAGCTGAGTACCCCCGGCGCCCTGGAAAGCAGTCTATGGTGAATTATGATCCCGAAGAGAAgagtggttcatccgactctTGGAGACCACCTGCCCcaagggacgacgaggacatgtactacaatgcCGAAAGGTATGTCCCAATTGTGGAACTAGAAAATCGTCAACTGCgcaagcagttggcagaagctaagaaacgcaatgaagagctagccagacttgCTGCTGAAGCGCGGGTGGCTCAGGCCCTACCTCCGCAAGATGCCCAGGCTTCGCCTCTACGAGACGTTCACGTCCCATCGTGTAGGCCTCAGGGACAGCCACGCAAAAACACAGCCACCCGAAGGACAGAGCAGCCTCTGCCACCAGTAGAGCAGCCTGCTCCGCCGAGACCCCGGAGAGGTAACCAGGCTGAAGgtcctgccaacccaactgcgGAGGCACCAACCGAAGTAGGAAATAATTGAGCCCCCTCAGAGGCTCGGACCTGAAATCCTGGTACGACGCAGAATGTTGCAGAACCTGATTGAGCAAattcagggccttctaggc contains the following coding sequences:
- the LOC133791761 gene encoding uncharacterized protein LOC133791761; translated protein: MGQIATSLSQSEPQNQGKLPSQLVPNLRENANAITLRDGKNYDPPTLPSSLNDAPLPPTQSAQQDKDETPTITPKPKPTIPTYVTTSPFPSHLRETNKDFLKELCTNKRKLKGNENVSVGENVSAVLQKKLPPKFKDPDTFTIPCTIGNKMNERCMSDLGASINVMPYAIYTSLNLGQLKETRVIIQLTNRSNVYPRGVVEEVLVKVNELVFLADFYILDMEDDSVPCSTPVLLGRPFLKIARTKIDVHEGTLTMEFDGEVIRFNIFEAMRYPSDVHSVSSIDILDSLCSTPIC